One Halioglobus japonicus DNA segment encodes these proteins:
- the guaB gene encoding IMP dehydrogenase translates to MLRIAQEALTFDDVLLLPGYSEVVATDVSLKSRLTREIELNIPLISAAMDTVTEHRLAIAMAQEGGIGIIHKSMTIEEQAEQVRRVKKFESGVVKDPITIQQSATISELLKLTNSHGISGVPVLNGEDLVGIVTRRDLRFESDHTKLVSDIMTPRDKLVTVKEGASSAEVQGLLHQHRIEKILVVNDNFDLCGMITVKDFDKAESFPDACKDSYGQLRVGASVGTSPDTDDRVAALIGAGVDVLVVDTAHGHSKNVIERVRMIKDGYPSIQVIGGNIATGAAAIALADAGADAVKVGIGPGSICTTRIVTGIGVPQISAIANVAEALADRDVPLIADGGIRFSGDIAKAYVAGAHSVMMGSMFAGTEEAPGEVELYQGRTYKAYRGMGSLGAMSQTQGSSDRYFQDSSKGAEKLVPEGIEGRVPYKGPVTAIIHQLMGGVRAAMGYTGSVDMETMRSRPEFARVTAAGMSESHVHDVSITKEAPNYPVR, encoded by the coding sequence ATGTTGCGAATTGCCCAGGAAGCCCTCACTTTCGACGATGTACTGCTGCTGCCCGGGTACTCGGAGGTCGTCGCAACCGATGTCTCACTGAAGTCCCGCCTCACCCGCGAAATTGAGCTCAATATCCCGCTGATTTCCGCCGCCATGGATACCGTTACCGAGCACCGCCTGGCCATTGCCATGGCCCAGGAAGGCGGTATCGGCATTATCCACAAGAGCATGACCATTGAGGAGCAGGCTGAACAGGTCCGCCGGGTCAAGAAGTTCGAAAGCGGTGTTGTTAAGGATCCCATTACGATTCAGCAGTCGGCCACGATTTCAGAGCTGCTAAAGCTGACCAATTCCCACGGTATTTCCGGGGTGCCGGTACTCAATGGCGAAGATCTGGTCGGTATTGTGACCCGCCGCGATCTGCGCTTTGAATCAGATCACACCAAGCTGGTCTCCGATATCATGACGCCCCGCGATAAGCTGGTTACCGTCAAAGAAGGGGCGAGTTCTGCCGAAGTACAGGGCCTGCTGCACCAGCACCGGATCGAGAAGATCCTGGTGGTGAACGACAATTTTGACCTGTGCGGCATGATTACCGTGAAGGACTTCGACAAGGCCGAGAGTTTTCCGGACGCCTGTAAGGATTCCTACGGTCAGCTCCGCGTGGGCGCCTCGGTCGGCACCAGTCCCGATACTGATGACCGGGTCGCAGCGCTGATCGGTGCGGGCGTGGACGTGCTCGTGGTGGATACCGCCCACGGGCACTCCAAGAATGTGATTGAACGCGTGCGCATGATCAAGGATGGCTATCCCTCGATTCAGGTGATCGGCGGCAACATTGCCACGGGTGCCGCGGCAATAGCGCTCGCGGATGCCGGCGCAGATGCGGTCAAGGTGGGTATCGGCCCCGGTTCTATTTGTACAACCCGGATTGTCACCGGTATCGGTGTACCGCAGATCTCAGCTATCGCCAATGTGGCCGAAGCCCTCGCAGATCGCGATGTACCGCTGATTGCCGACGGTGGCATCCGCTTCTCGGGTGACATCGCCAAGGCCTATGTCGCCGGTGCGCACTCGGTGATGATGGGTAGCATGTTCGCCGGTACCGAAGAGGCGCCGGGCGAAGTCGAGCTCTATCAGGGGCGTACCTATAAGGCATATCGCGGTATGGGGTCACTCGGCGCCATGTCCCAGACCCAGGGGTCCTCGGACCGCTACTTCCAGGATTCCAGCAAGGGCGCTGAGAAGCTGGTGCCCGAGGGCATTGAAGGTCGGGTACCTTACAAGGGTCCGGTGACAGCCATTATTCACCAGCTGATGGGTGGCGTGCGTGCTGCCATGGGCTACACCGGCAGTGTCGATATGGAAACCATGCGTTCCCGCCCCGAGTTTGCCCGGGTCACTGCAGCGGGCATGTCAGAGAGCCATGTCCACGATGTGTCGATTACCAAAGAAGCACCGAATTATCCGGTGCGCTAA
- the xseA gene encoding exodeoxyribonuclease VII large subunit, with the protein MSNPFNNVPEPVTLTVSQLNRQARSLLESHFDFVWVEGEISNFAAPSSGHWYFSLKDGNAQVRCAMFRGRNQRLRFRPENGDHIRLRCRVSLYEGRGEFQLIAEHMELAGAGALQAAFEKLKAKLLAEGLFDADRKQPLPESVSHLGVITSPTGAAIHDILTVLERRCPAIEVSILPVAVQGDSAAPEIVAAIERANRLHEAGDVQLDALIVGRGGGSLEDLWAFNEEIVARAIAASKLPIVSAVGHEVDFSIADMVADQRAPTPSAAAEMLSPDQREQMARLKKLEADLVRLMRRKLADAQTRLDHLRARLKHPGAQLREQSQRLDDLEQRLILAQKNLLARKKNELALLESRLHANSPLPRIQQMQKDLTVSQQRLEGAMQTKLADARNRLAHLAQMLDSLSPLATLARGYAIVTDADGKVVTDASSVAKGTSLTTRLASGSLEVTVDSVSEKDS; encoded by the coding sequence TTGTCGAACCCTTTTAACAACGTCCCTGAACCGGTCACGCTGACGGTCAGCCAGCTCAATCGCCAGGCCCGTTCACTGCTGGAAAGCCATTTTGACTTTGTCTGGGTCGAGGGCGAGATCAGCAACTTCGCGGCCCCCTCCTCCGGCCACTGGTACTTCTCGCTTAAAGACGGCAATGCCCAGGTACGCTGCGCCATGTTCCGTGGCCGCAACCAGCGCCTGCGCTTCCGCCCGGAAAATGGCGACCATATCCGCCTGCGCTGCCGGGTTTCGCTCTACGAGGGGCGCGGGGAATTCCAGCTGATTGCCGAACACATGGAGCTGGCCGGTGCCGGTGCACTGCAGGCGGCCTTCGAAAAGCTTAAAGCCAAACTCCTGGCAGAGGGCCTGTTCGACGCCGATCGCAAGCAGCCGCTGCCGGAAAGCGTGTCTCATCTGGGCGTCATCACGTCCCCCACTGGTGCCGCCATCCACGACATTCTCACGGTCCTGGAACGCCGCTGCCCCGCGATTGAAGTCAGCATTCTGCCGGTGGCCGTACAGGGCGACAGCGCCGCTCCGGAAATTGTCGCTGCCATTGAGCGCGCCAATCGCCTCCACGAAGCGGGCGACGTCCAGCTCGACGCGCTCATCGTCGGCCGCGGCGGCGGTTCGCTGGAGGACCTCTGGGCCTTTAATGAGGAGATCGTGGCCCGGGCAATTGCCGCCAGCAAACTGCCGATTGTCTCCGCGGTGGGCCACGAGGTGGATTTTTCCATCGCCGACATGGTGGCCGACCAGCGCGCCCCCACCCCCTCGGCCGCCGCCGAGATGCTGAGCCCGGATCAGCGCGAGCAAATGGCGCGCCTGAAAAAGCTGGAAGCGGACCTGGTACGCCTGATGCGCCGCAAGCTGGCCGACGCCCAGACTCGACTAGATCACCTGCGCGCCCGCCTGAAGCACCCTGGCGCCCAACTGCGCGAGCAATCGCAGCGCCTGGACGACCTGGAACAACGCCTCATCCTCGCCCAGAAGAACCTGCTGGCCCGCAAAAAGAACGAGTTGGCACTGCTGGAATCCCGGCTGCACGCGAATTCACCACTACCCCGCATCCAGCAAATGCAGAAAGACCTGACCGTCAGCCAACAGCGCCTGGAAGGCGCCATGCAAACCAAACTGGCCGACGCCCGCAATCGCCTCGCCCACCTGGCGCAAATGCTCGACTCACTCAGCCCACTGGCCACCCTGGCCCGTGGATACGCCATTGTCACTGACGCCGACGGCAAGGTCGTCACAGACGCATCCTCGGTTGCAAAAGGCACTTCGCTTACGACCCGGTTGGCGTCGGGGAGCCTTGAGGTCACTGTCGACTCAGTTTCTGAAAAGGACTCTTGA
- the guaA gene encoding glutamine-hydrolyzing GMP synthase, with product MSADIHAQKILILDFGSQYTQLIARRVREVGVYSEIRAWDMSDEDIHEYNPQGIILSGGPESVAAEASPRAPALVFELGVPVLGICYGMQTMAEQFGGRVQGSDVSEFGYAQIRHVGNGGLLHDIRDHIDDQGRALMDVWMSHGDKVVELPADFELTAETDSCPIAGMAHKEKPFFGIQFHPEVTHTHQGKRIFEHFVLELCGCEVLWTPANIVEDAIARVRETVGTDKVLLGLSGGVDSSVVAALLHRAIGEQLTCVFVDNGLLRLNEGDAVMEMFANNMGVKVIRADAEDLFLGKLAGEADPEAKRKIIGNTFIDVFDAEAAKLQDVKWLAQGTIYPDVIESAGAKTGKAHVIKSHHNVGGLPEDMSFELVEPLRELFKDEVRQIGLELGLPYDMVYRHPFPGPGLGVRILGEVKKEYADLLRLADDIFISELHKSGWYEKTSQAFAVFLPVKSVGVVGDARRYEYVIALRAVETVDFMTARWAHLPYDLLEHVSNRIINEISGVSRVTYDVSSKPPATIEWE from the coding sequence ATGAGCGCAGATATTCACGCCCAGAAAATTCTTATCCTCGATTTCGGTTCCCAGTACACCCAGCTGATCGCACGCCGCGTGCGTGAAGTCGGTGTGTATAGCGAGATACGCGCCTGGGACATGAGCGACGAGGACATTCACGAGTACAACCCCCAGGGCATTATTTTGTCGGGCGGTCCGGAATCCGTGGCGGCCGAGGCATCACCACGTGCACCGGCGCTGGTGTTTGAACTCGGGGTGCCGGTACTCGGTATTTGCTACGGCATGCAAACCATGGCCGAGCAGTTCGGCGGCAGGGTTCAGGGCTCGGATGTATCCGAGTTTGGTTACGCCCAGATTCGCCACGTCGGTAATGGCGGCCTGTTGCACGATATTCGCGACCACATTGATGATCAGGGTCGCGCCCTGATGGATGTGTGGATGAGCCACGGCGACAAGGTGGTTGAGCTGCCAGCCGATTTCGAGCTCACCGCAGAAACCGACAGCTGCCCGATTGCCGGCATGGCCCATAAAGAGAAACCTTTCTTCGGTATTCAGTTCCACCCGGAAGTCACGCATACCCACCAGGGCAAGCGCATCTTTGAGCACTTCGTGCTGGAGCTATGCGGCTGTGAGGTGCTGTGGACGCCGGCCAACATTGTCGAGGATGCCATTGCGCGGGTGCGCGAAACCGTGGGCACCGACAAAGTGCTGCTGGGCTTGTCCGGCGGTGTCGACTCCTCAGTGGTAGCAGCGCTGCTGCACCGGGCTATTGGCGAGCAGTTGACCTGCGTATTTGTGGACAACGGCCTGCTGCGCCTTAACGAGGGCGACGCAGTAATGGAAATGTTCGCCAATAATATGGGGGTGAAGGTCATCCGCGCTGACGCTGAAGATTTGTTCCTCGGCAAGCTGGCGGGCGAGGCGGACCCGGAAGCCAAGCGCAAGATCATTGGCAATACCTTTATCGATGTGTTCGATGCGGAAGCTGCCAAACTGCAGGATGTGAAGTGGCTGGCACAGGGCACGATTTACCCCGACGTAATTGAGTCCGCAGGCGCCAAGACCGGCAAGGCCCATGTGATCAAATCGCACCACAACGTAGGTGGCCTGCCCGAGGACATGAGCTTCGAGTTGGTAGAGCCGCTGCGCGAATTGTTCAAGGACGAAGTTCGTCAGATCGGTCTTGAGCTGGGCCTGCCCTATGACATGGTGTACCGCCACCCGTTCCCGGGCCCCGGTCTGGGTGTCCGCATACTCGGTGAGGTCAAGAAGGAGTACGCTGACCTGCTGCGTCTGGCGGACGATATCTTCATCAGCGAACTGCACAAATCCGGTTGGTACGAGAAAACCAGCCAGGCATTTGCGGTATTTCTCCCCGTAAAATCGGTGGGTGTGGTCGGCGATGCGCGCCGCTACGAATACGTCATCGCACTTCGTGCCGTTGAAACCGTGGACTTCATGACGGCGCGTTGGGCACACCTGCCCTACGATCTGCTCGAGCACGTGTCGAACCGGATCATCAATGAGATCTCTGGTGTTTCACGGGTGACCTACGACGTCAGCTCCAAGCCGCCTGCGACGATTGAGTGGGAGTAG
- a CDS encoding acyltransferase family protein, producing the protein MKYRAEIDGLRALAVVPVILFHAGFELFSGGFVGVDVFFVISGYLITTIIISEMADDKFSIANFYERRARRILPALFFVMAVSLSFAWLWFAPSDLKLFGQSILAVSTFWSNVLFWRKSGYFEPSAELNPLLHTWSLAVEEQFYIIFPIFLLIMKRFGLARTLGSLFLFFFASLALAEFGAYAHPSATFFLLPTRGWELLIGVFAAFYLKRRGFVEGKILNETLSLLGLLLIAYSIFVFDHTTPFPSLFAIVPTVGTGLVIVFARPETTVSRLLSFRFIVGIGLVSYSAYLWHQPILSLARYKYFDFLSPPVLLSLCLLSLLLAWFSWRFIERPFRNRQTISRRQVFGLSLSSIMVFCCIGAFLHFTDGRLNSYQPHEKKVYEAFFDSSRYVTETHRKIRLKSFDSENDNHKILIVGDSHSEDLVNAVFEAQLNENIDFSSFYIPVRCGVLFVEDKSDREQQNFNCVDWRDFDNKFFQLLSEADEVWIASAWRMLDGRYMDASLKNLSSLNGRVTVFGTKGFGDISAAAYRKIDSEKWQRDYRSKDEIEDSRSLNAEIARAVEANGMRYIETQGLFCPSSEQCSNYHLENLISYDGSHLTPFGARLLGERLKTLLASESLKTN; encoded by the coding sequence ATGAAATATAGAGCAGAAATTGATGGTCTAAGGGCATTGGCAGTAGTGCCGGTAATTCTATTTCACGCTGGCTTTGAGTTGTTTAGTGGTGGCTTTGTCGGTGTAGACGTTTTTTTTGTGATTAGCGGTTACTTAATCACAACAATCATTATTTCTGAGATGGCTGACGATAAATTCAGCATTGCCAATTTTTATGAGCGACGTGCCCGGCGAATTCTGCCCGCTTTATTTTTTGTTATGGCGGTAAGTCTTTCTTTTGCTTGGTTGTGGTTTGCTCCAAGCGATTTGAAATTATTTGGGCAGAGTATCTTAGCGGTGTCGACTTTTTGGTCAAATGTGCTCTTTTGGCGAAAAAGCGGATATTTTGAACCGTCAGCGGAGTTGAATCCATTGCTCCATACTTGGAGCCTAGCTGTCGAAGAACAGTTCTACATTATCTTCCCCATCTTTCTTTTGATTATGAAACGGTTTGGTCTCGCACGAACTTTAGGAAGCTTGTTTCTATTTTTCTTCGCTAGCTTAGCGTTGGCAGAGTTCGGAGCTTATGCGCATCCTTCGGCTACATTTTTCTTACTTCCCACGCGTGGCTGGGAGTTGTTGATAGGCGTTTTCGCTGCTTTTTACTTGAAAAGGCGAGGGTTCGTAGAGGGGAAGATTTTGAATGAAACCCTCAGCTTGCTTGGTCTTCTATTGATAGCGTATTCAATCTTTGTGTTTGATCATACAACACCGTTTCCCAGCTTGTTCGCCATTGTTCCAACCGTTGGTACTGGATTAGTGATCGTTTTTGCTAGACCTGAAACTACCGTTAGCAGACTACTAAGTTTCAGATTCATTGTAGGTATTGGATTAGTCTCCTACAGCGCTTACTTGTGGCATCAGCCGATCCTATCACTTGCTAGATACAAGTACTTCGATTTCTTGTCGCCCCCAGTTTTGTTGAGCTTGTGCCTCTTGTCATTGCTACTAGCGTGGTTCAGCTGGAGATTTATAGAAAGACCTTTTCGAAACAGACAGACCATCAGTCGGAGACAAGTTTTTGGATTATCACTTTCGTCGATTATGGTCTTTTGCTGTATCGGAGCGTTCCTACACTTCACAGATGGAAGATTGAACTCTTACCAGCCACACGAAAAGAAAGTTTATGAGGCATTCTTTGACTCCTCACGTTACGTTACAGAGACGCATAGAAAGATTCGGCTCAAAAGTTTCGACTCAGAAAATGATAATCATAAGATTTTAATTGTCGGAGATAGTCATTCTGAAGATCTCGTCAACGCAGTATTCGAAGCGCAGCTCAATGAGAATATAGATTTTTCGAGTTTTTATATCCCTGTCCGTTGTGGAGTACTATTCGTTGAGGACAAAAGCGATAGGGAGCAGCAGAACTTTAACTGTGTTGACTGGCGCGACTTTGACAATAAGTTTTTTCAGTTATTGTCTGAAGCCGATGAGGTATGGATAGCTTCTGCTTGGAGAATGCTTGATGGTCGTTATATGGACGCGTCGCTGAAAAATTTGTCAAGTCTCAATGGAAGAGTTACGGTTTTTGGGACAAAAGGGTTTGGCGATATTTCAGCCGCAGCATATAGAAAAATCGATAGCGAAAAATGGCAGCGTGATTATAGGAGTAAGGATGAAATTGAAGATAGTCGGAGTTTGAACGCTGAGATTGCAAGAGCAGTGGAGGCAAATGGCATGCGGTATATTGAAACGCAAGGGTTGTTCTGTCCCTCTAGCGAGCAATGCTCAAATTACCACTTGGAAAATTTGATTTCATACGATGGAAGTCATCTGACGCCATTTGGCGCCCGACTGCTGGGTGAGAGGCTTAAGACATTGCTTGCTAGCGAATCTCTGAAAACCAACTAG